A region from the Dendropsophus ebraccatus isolate aDenEbr1 chromosome 1, aDenEbr1.pat, whole genome shotgun sequence genome encodes:
- the PARPBP gene encoding PCNA-interacting partner, producing MAASECNVLDLIKCFRRQWSLVCECERTTVCGADNMLLMLQLAIAEVNKESGNGYTASLSDVLLTWKHLVKDKLGLASENIPAPPNYHSVSRTYDQLLKKSNSLDLIDLYAAFSKSDSLKETIFSSVQLQEFLIGHQSEGADKSLSVSTPCKHNMDFVKMKEVVKKIFCSYLVLLVNSKNDLALAHVINCPDRGLGREAFTDLKHASKNKQMSLFLAATSFIRAVELGGKGYAPSEADPLRKHIKGLSQFVHFIDRLEEILGDTSRTRNAGELILAAIKMHLIKGRGSGDAFSEVAIEVAQDLDLRIKDLSLSNENECPTVISPARPRIHAINRGTALCGRETVKALLALLDEEAACPPSKNKAELLCSDGENDTFGAISLLSLFRSPEQRNASSPESLNQRVQKCIDKNKPKLKQNLIRSQFSCTYKDDATTQIKPLPFPSMSQVPTCIHPAPKIVPILCFDEDDVPNGDVTKERTALKLHSGNSDLKTGKAKLSNDPIRKSTKRKQLDHSENQYIPENEPPPKKTLPSTKLKEKATKKNSKCTANKQIVGQAKLTSFFRV from the exons AGTGGCAATGGCTATACAGCTTCTCTCAGTGATGTCCTGCTAACGTGGAAACACTTGGTAAAAGATAAGCTTGGACTGGCCAGTGAGAACATTCCAGCCCCTCCGAATTATCATTCAGTCAGTAGAACGTATGACCAGCTTCTAAAAAAGAGCAATTCATTGGATCTCATTGATTTATATGCAGCATTCTCCAAATCTGATTCATTGAAAGAAACTATCTTTTCTTCT GTCCAGTTACAGGAGTTTCTCATTGGCCATCAATCTGAAGGTGCAGACAAGTCTTTATCTGTTTCAACACCATGTAAACATAATATGGATTTTGTTAAG ATGAAAGAAGTTGTTAAGAAAATCTTTTGTTCCTATTTAGTCCTTTTGGTGAATTCTAAGAATGATCTTGCCCTAGCCCATGTTATTAACTGCCCAGACAGAGGTCTGGGTAGGGAAGCCTTCACAGACCTTAAGCATGCTTCAAAGAATAAGCAGATGTCCTTGTTTCTG GCAGCTACCTCCTTCATTAGAGCGGTAGAACTTGGTGGAAAGGGTTATGCCCCCTCTGAAGCTGATCCATTGAGGAAACACATTAAAGGTCTATCACAGTTTGTTCACTTTATTGACAGATTGGAAGAGATACTTGGAGACACAAGCAGAACAAG AAATGCTGGAGAACTAATCCTAGCAGCAATAAAGATGCATCTGATAaaaggaagaggcagtggggatGCTTTTAGTGAGGTTGCAATAGAAGTGGCTCAAGATTTGGATTTAAGAATTAAAGACCTTAGTTTGTCCAATGAGAACGAGTGCCCCACAGTCATCAGTCCTGCACGG CCTAGAATTCATGCGATAAACCGTGGCACAGCTTTATGTGGTAGAGAGACCGTAAAAGCATTGCTTGCACTTTTGGATGAAGAAGCTGCCTGCCCTCCCAGCAAGAACAAAGCAGAGCTTTTATGTTCAGATGGAGAAAATGACACCTTTGGAGCTATTTCTCTTTTGTCCCTTTTTAG ATCTCCTGAACAGCGTAATGCATCTTCTCCCGAATCCCTAAACCAACGTGTCCAGAAGTGCATTGACAAAAACAAGCCTAAG CTAAAGCAAAACCTGATTAGATCACAATTCTCCTGTACATATAAAGATGATGCCACAACCCAGATAAAACCGCTTCCCTTTCCAAGTATGAGTCAAGTTCCAACATGTATTCATCCAGCACCAAAGATTGTTCCCATACTCTGCTTTGATGAAGATGATGTACCAAATG gtGATGTTACAAAAGAGAGAACAGCACTGAAGTTACATTCAGGAAATAGTGACCTCAAAACTGGAAAAGCAAAGTTGAGTAATGACCCTATACGCAAAAGTACAAAACGAAAGCAACTGGACCATAGTGAAAACCAGTACATTCCTGAAAATGAACCACCACCAAAGAAAACATTACCATCAACGAAACTAAAGGAAAAGGCAACCAAAAAGAACAGTAAATGTACAGCAAATAAACAGATAGTTGGTCAAGCCAAGCTCACCAGTTTTTTCCGTGTATAA